Part of the Flavobacterium sp. KS-LB2 genome is shown below.
AAGACATAAATAATTTGAGTGTTTACTTTTTTAGCTATTTTGCTACGAACAATAAATGGGATTTCAATATTAAAATCGTCCGTATTTAAAGGGAAACTAGCGATAAGTTCAATTCGCTTCCCTACTTTTTTTAGGGAACTACTAATGCGGATTTTTTTAGTTCTACCATGAATCGTGATTTTTCCAGTTATTTGATATTCTTTATCGGCTGAATTGATATTTTTTAAATCAAATTTTTCAATTTCACCTTTGAAAACAGCTCTTGGAAACCGTTTGCTTTCCATATAGTTGTCATTGAAGTGTTCTTTCATCAAGCTTCTTTCAAATTTGAAATCTTTAATATTCATCCAGCAAGTAATTTGGCCAGTCTTAGTTAGTAAAATACAAGTAGTCTTTTCATTAGTTGCTTTTACTTCTTCAAATAACGGAACTGATGCTTCAAAATGTGTGATTCCTTCATAAGTCACCATTTTATCTTGAGCAATAGCCTGCATTGTAATAATGAAGAATAGTAGTAGCGTAATTTTTTTCATAGTGGTTTATGAATTAAATTACTTAAAGTTACGAAATTAACTGATAACATAAAAGTATTGAGCCGTTGAAAAATCTCCAAATTCGTTAATTTTTCTAGGTTTTTTAATCAGAAATTAAAGTACAGTATTAGTAAAAAACAGCTTTACTAAGGATATAAGTATTTGGAACTATTAAATGTCGTACAATAA
Proteins encoded:
- a CDS encoding YceI family protein, which produces MKKITLLLFFIITMQAIAQDKMVTYEGITHFEASVPLFEEVKATNEKTTCILLTKTGQITCWMNIKDFKFERSLMKEHFNDNYMESKRFPRAVFKGEIEKFDLKNINSADKEYQITGKITIHGRTKKIRISSSLKKVGKRIELIASFPLNTDDFNIEIPFIVRSKIAKKVNTQIIYVLQ